TTTAATAATGCCTTAAAAATTAAAGGAATGTTCAAAGGCACGATAGAAACATCCGGCACATTGATCGTCGGAGAAACAGGACAAGTAGAAGCCGATGTGGAGACGGGAACCTTAGAAGTGGAAGGCGACTTAAAAGGCAATATAAACGCAGTTCAAAAAATCTCAGTGCGTAAGACCGGAAAAGTAGTCGGGGATGTCCGGACTCCCGATTTAGAAATTGAATCAGGAGCAAAATTTAGCGGAAATTGTATCATGTAACCATGCCCCAACATGGTCTTTCACTTTCTGAACTTTCTTCTTCGGCTATCCCTGGTCTAAGTGCGCTCCAATCCCATCTATTTCGAATTCGGTTTCGACAAGACCAGCCTAGGCTAACTCATTTAAGTTATCGTTACGAAGACCTCCCCTCTCCATTTTTATTACCTGATTTAGAAAGCTCTTTAGAACTTATCCGGCGATTTATAAAAGAAAATAAGACAATCCTCTTATTTGGAGACCGCGATAGCGATGGAGTCAGTTCGACGAGCTTGCTCGGTTCCTTTTTGAGAAAAGTCCATTCGGGAAATCTAATTATTAAAACTTCCAGCAGCGAAGATTACGGACTCTGCGCTCCGGCAATGAAGTTTATTCGAGATGCTAAACCTGATCTTTTAATTACTTTGGATTTCGGAACTAGTAATAGTTCCGAAATTGAGGAACTCACAAAAGAAGGAATTCAGGTCATCGTTCTAGACCATCATGAAATCCCGGCGCAGATCTCTCCATCGGGCAAACTGATCTCTCCTAAGCGCGGCGATTCTAGATATCCTTACGAAAAAATCTGTACATCCGTGATCGCTTGGAAATTAGTTACCGGCTGGCTTTACGAATCTCTAAAGGAATCGAGCCAATACGTCTGGGTCAAAGATACCGAAACTTTATTCGAAGGATCTCTCATTCATAAGGGAGTGCGCCTATTTCAAGGTGATAGAGCTTCGGCGGAAAAAATATACCCTATTCCGTTTGTCGATTGGCAAGAACGCGTTAATGAAGATTATCCGGAACGAAGCGTATTTTTTTCTCAAATTTCAAGATATCCTGGAATCCTCAACGAGATCTTGATGAATTTGGATTTAGCCGCAATCGGGACGATCACCGACATGATGCCATTGACGGGAGAGAATCGTATCATCGTTCAGCGTGGCTGCGAAACTCTGCAGAAAATAAGAATGGGCGAATACACCC
The sequence above is a segment of the Leptospira fainei serovar Hurstbridge str. BUT 6 genome. Coding sequences within it:
- a CDS encoding bactofilin family protein; this encodes MNEESIDTVIGDDIQFRGKLRFNNALKIKGMFKGTIETSGTLIVGETGQVEADVETGTLEVEGDLKGNINAVQKISVRKTGKVVGDVRTPDLEIESGAKFSGNCIM
- the recJ gene encoding single-stranded-DNA-specific exonuclease RecJ yields the protein MPQHGLSLSELSSSAIPGLSALQSHLFRIRFRQDQPRLTHLSYRYEDLPSPFLLPDLESSLELIRRFIKENKTILLFGDRDSDGVSSTSLLGSFLRKVHSGNLIIKTSSSEDYGLCAPAMKFIRDAKPDLLITLDFGTSNSSEIEELTKEGIQVIVLDHHEIPAQISPSGKLISPKRGDSRYPYEKICTSVIAWKLVTGWLYESLKESSQYVWVKDTETLFEGSLIHKGVRLFQGDRASAEKIYPIPFVDWQERVNEDYPERSVFFSQISRYPGILNEILMNLDLAAIGTITDMMPLTGENRIIVQRGCETLQKIRMGEYTHRPGLNQLMKQLELSKKKITSKDLGWSIGPALNAAGRMHKTETALKLLLSESEYEAESLSKDLLKLNEERRERTKRNLFRVDGFLKRKKERTERPVIFCYEPDFEPGVSGIVATRLVEQYRRPVIFIAPDHGHAKGSIRAYGSENVLNLLKKAEPIFQQFGGHKEAGGFSLPIDKIPELAEILFKEAELWLKEEKNLSVQDVEESIVSLYPAELKDSIHKELGIFEPFGQGNPTPIISVKEARILSYRPLSEGKHARFKLLSASDSIHCIIWNRASEFSEILRDKGSLDLWGYLEENTFRGKTTLQFVITAFS